From a single Equus asinus isolate D_3611 breed Donkey chromosome 2, EquAss-T2T_v2, whole genome shotgun sequence genomic region:
- the LOC106834999 gene encoding E3 ubiquitin-protein ligase RNF4 yields the protein MNTRMGYGSMVNSRQAREFHTAGERGPTPQTVLEAELIELGESDEVVDLTCESLEPAVIDLTHQDCVVITEERRRPRGNTRSLQGQTGSCVVSSDKELMRDRDVYVTHSAYHNALEEETLSCTLPGYIQCRICMDGYSEIELSRRHIYSTDCGHIFCSQCLCISLKYTKTCPVCLKKIGCRQYHRIYL from the coding sequence ATGAATACAAGAATGGGCTATGGTAGCATGGTGAATTCCAGACAAGCCCGAGAATTCCATACAGCTGGAGAAAGAGGCCCAACTCCTCAGACAGTCTTGGAAGCAGAACTGATAGAACTTGGGGAAAGTGATGAAGTAGTTGACCTCACCTGTGAATCTCTAGAACCTGCAGTGATTGACCTAACTCACCAGGACTGTGTTGTGATTACTGAAGAAAGGAGGCGGCCAAGGGGAAACACAAGGTCACTCCAAGGCCAAACTGGCAGCTGTGTGGTGAGCAGTGATAAGGAATTGATGAGGGACAGAGATGTATATGTGACCCACAGTGCCTACCATAATGCCCTGGAAGAAGAAACTTTAAGTTGCACACTACCTGGTTATATCCAGTGTCGAATTTGTATGGATGGGTACTCGGAGATTGAATTGAGTAGACGGCACATCTACTCTACAGACTGTGGCCACATCTTCTGTAGTCAGTGCCTCTGTATTTCCCTTAAATATACTAAAACTTGCCCagtttgtttgaaaaaaattggCTGCCGTCAGTACCATCGTATTTATTTATGA
- the B2M gene encoding beta-2-microglobulin gives MARVVALVLLGLLSLTGLEAVQRIPKVQVYSRHPAENGKPNFLNCYVSGFHPPEIEIDLLKNGEKMKVDRSDLSFSKDWSFYLLVHTDFTPNGVDEYSCRVQHSTLKEPLIVKWDRDL, from the exons ATGGCTCGCGTCGTGGCGCTCGTCCTGCTCGGGCTACTCTCCCTGACTGGCCTGGAGGCCGTCCAGC GTATTCCGAAGGTTCAGGTTTACTCACGTCACCCAGCAGAGAATGGAAAGCCAAATTTCCTGAACTGCTATGTCTCTGGGTTCCATCCGCCTGAGATTGAAATTGATTTGCTAAAGAATGGAGAGAAGATGAAAGTCGACCGGTCAGACCTGTCTTTCAGCAAGGACTGGTCTTTCTATCTTCTGGTCCATACTGACTTTACTCCCAATGGTGTGGATGAGTATAGTTGCCGTGTACAGCACTCTACTCTCAAAGAGCCCCTGATAGTTAAGTGGG atCGAGACCTCTAA